The Arachis duranensis cultivar V14167 chromosome 2, aradu.V14167.gnm2.J7QH, whole genome shotgun sequence genome has a window encoding:
- the LOC107475343 gene encoding uncharacterized protein LOC107475343, giving the protein MASNSPYIVVLVYPNCRMRNGDNGVTFECENPILFRTQRVKMLSDLKSLILSKLGRTQTRKIRRVAYRLMALTGNRIFRFRLFQLQGDKHVRLMFDIHGRIMVEQVIELSTEVGHSGSGSFVHSTYVQDDRPLAPPPIHVAILVDEAKEGEEESDDDYMEDSDSSDGGDEDECVPKTPIQSVTRDVLPPPHPIPPLSAVPTHYHSLDLDAMHERTPFPDTGEENYNLDGGIEFRIGHKFRRREAVLQSAKNYSIRRSAEYQVIESDRTMYHVQCRQAENGCQ; this is encoded by the coding sequence ATGGCCAGTAATAGTCCATACATAGTTGTGCTTGTTTATCCGAATTGTCGTATGAGAAATGGTGATAACGGGGTGACATTTGAGTGTGAGAATCCGATATTGTTTCGCACTCAACGTGTGAAAATGTTGTCGGAtttgaagagtttgatattgagcaaGCTCGGTAGAACACAAACGAGGAAAATCAGAAGGGTGGCATATAGGTTGATGGCACTCACGGGTAACAGAATCTTTCGGTTTCGACTATTCCAACTTCAAGGGGATAAGCATGTGCGACTGATGTTCGACATCCATGGGAGGATCATGGTAGAGCAGGTAATAGAGCTTTCCACAGAGGTGGGACACAGTGGTAGTGGGAGTTTCGTACACTCGACCTATGTACAGGACGACCGACCTCTCGCACCACCCCCCATTCATGTCGCCATTCTGGTGGATGAGGCAAAGGAGGGCGAGGAGGAGTCAGACGATGATTACATGGAGGACAGCGACTCGTCCGATGGTGGGGATGAGGATGAGTGTGTTCCGAAAACACCTATCCAGTCTGTGACGCGCGATGTCCTGCCTCCACCTCACCCAATTCCGCCGCTATCGGCAGTGCCAACTCACTATCACAGTCTGGATTTGGACGCCATGCATGAAAGGACTCCGTTTCCTGACACGGGTGAAGAGAATTACAACCTAGATGGCGGTATAGAGTTTCGGATTGGCCACAAGTTTAGAAGACGAGAGGCAGTGCTTCAGAGTGCGAAGAACTACAGTATTCGCAGGAGTGCGGAGTACCAGGTGATCGAATCGGACCGGACAATGTACCATGTGCAGTGCCGTCAAGCTGAGAATGGGTGTCAATAG
- the LOC107475344 gene encoding histone-lysine N-methyltransferase, H3 lysine-9 specific SUVH5-like, producing MNLTLYHLGMEGSKSFGIKQEGYHNPSSIMKTEEFSLRRSKVKQALMIFRNLFSKLFSEYKTDHYDNVKAKFKALNDAAMLMQRKHQWVNCQKRVGHVPGIEVGDRFQYRNELNVVGLHRQFVNGIDYVGKGKNSLATSIVVTNRYDNARNHGGSLVYSGHGWNPNVKGGSMPRDQKLAGGNLALKNSMDAKSPVRVILKVDGKSGGGIEKKTNDKFSYIYDGLYLVEKMIQERGTHGKLVFKFLLNKLEELPSTCVPPKDEVIKNVNKFGQLDIFTLRKRLKTKGCATKNDVIIMNDISNGQEKFPIRVVASTDGIKRPPSFDYIVNNIYVDSFEKPMLCGCDCVNGCVDWEKCVCIVKNGGTIPYDSKKRLASGLESRVIYECGSSCKCSSSCYNRLSQHGLQFQLEIFNSESKGWGVRTRSQDNFFSSGVLVSLSLGGEGKKFTPKFVNSLRVYEFAREFDNLERKVLKIVEKCFIDATRRGNIGRFINHSCCPNLQVMEVMYDDNDKNLPHKIFFALQDIPAGRELSFDYNICKPRVIGTGSNICQCGSPKCVGRIYI from the exons ATGAACCTCACTCTCTATCACTTAG GAATGGAGGGTTCAAAATCATTTGGAATAAAGCAAGAAGGGTATCATAATCCTTCATCCATCATGAAAACAGAGGAATTCTCGCTCCGACGCAGCAAAGTGAAGCAAGCATTGATGATATTTCGGAACTTGTTTTCAAAACTCTTTAGCGAGTACAAAACAGATCACTATGATAATGTGAAAGCAAAATTTAAAGCTTTGAATGATGCTGCAATGTTGATGCAGAGGAAGCATCAATGGGTGAACTGCCAAAAACGGGTGGGGCATGTCCCCGGGATTGAAGTTGGAGACCGATTTCAGTATAGGAATGAACTCAATGTCGTCGGCCTCCATCGCCAGTTTGTCAATGGAATCGATTACGTGGGGAAGGGCAAGAACTCTTTAGCCACAAGCATTGTTGTAACCAATCGCTACGATAATGCTAGAAATCATGGTGGTTCATTGGTTTATAGTGGTCATGGATGGAATCCTAATGTGAAAGGTGGATCTATGCCCCGTGATCAAAAGTTGGCCGGCGGAAATCTTGCTTTGAAGAATAGCATGGATGCTAAGAGTCCGGTGCGGGTTATATTGAAGGTTGATGGAAAATCTGGTGGAGGCATAGAGAAGAAAACCAATGATAAATTCTCATATATATATGATGGATTGTATTTGGTTGAGAAGATGATACAAGAAAGAGGAACTCATGGGAAACTTGTATTCAAGTTTTTGTTGAACAAACTTGAAGAGCTACCTTCAACTTGTGTTCCCCCCAAGGATGAGGTTATCAAGAATGTCAACAAATTTGGGCAACTTGATATTTTCACCTTGAGGAAAAGGCTCAAAACTAAAGGTTGTGCAACTAAAAATGATGTTATTATCATGAATGATATCTCTAACGGACAAGAGAAGTTTCCTATTCGAGTCGTTGCATCAACTGATGGTATTAAAAGGCCTCCATCTTTTGATTACATAGTAAACAACATTTATGTTGATAGCTTCGAGAAGCCAATGTTATGTGGTTGTGACTGTGTAAATGGATGTGTGGATTGGGAGAAATGTGTCTGTATTGTTAAGAATGGTGGAACAATACCATATGACTCTAAGAAAAGACTTGCTTCTGGATTGGAATCACGTGTTATATACGAGTGCGGCTCTTCTTGCAAGTGTTCCTCATCTTGCTACAACCGATTAAGTCAACATGGCCTTCAATTCCAACTTGAAATATTCAACTCCGAATCAAAGGGCTGGGGTGTTAGAACGCGCTCGCAGGATAATTTTTTCTCTAGTGGTGTCTTAGTGAGTTTGAGTCTTGGGGGGGAAGGGAAAAAATTTACTCCTAAATTCGTAAACTCTTTAAGAGTTTACGAGTTCGCACGAGAGTTTGATAACCTTGAAAGGAAAGTCTTGAAGA TTGTTGAAAAGTGTTTCATTGATGCTACAAGACGCGGAAACATTGGAAGATTCATAAACCATAGCTGTTGTCCTAATCTTCAAGTCATGGAGGTTATGTATGATGACAATGATAAGAACCTTCCCCATAAAATCTTTTTTGCATTACAGGACATACCTGCTGGAAGAGAGCTGAGTTTTGATTACAACATCTGCAAGCCAAGGGTTATCGGGACTGGCAGCAACATTTGCCAATGTGGTTCACCCAAATGCGTTGGGCGAATTTACATTTAA
- the LOC127744980 gene encoding uncharacterized protein LOC127744980, with translation MTEEKKAIVRDLGFGGLMHIPPLRVDHQLLRELANNFKIGENRLKTGYGSFQITQKKIGHALGINATGDLFPEKVEYKKLSDDDKIIYRRFQGKTLKSLTDEMMEIGVGNEEERLMFKRIFILYIQMEFLLPTTINKISPVHLAPIFKMDGISERNWGHVLTFMVKGITDYQEKKKKAINGCLFALMIIYFHLSKNKGKNRTERPPRALDCQLD, from the exons ATGACTGAGGAGAAGAAGGCGATTGTGAGGGATCTCGGATTCGGTGGGTTGATGCACATCCCACCACTAAGGGTGGATCACCAACTCTTAAGGGAGCTGGCAAACAACTTCAAAATTGGGGAGAACAGACTGAAGACAGGATATGGTTCTTTccaaataacacaaaaaaaaataggtcATGCGCTTGGCATCAATGCAACAG gagatctatttcctgagaaagttgagtataagaaactttctgatgatgacaaaataatttatagaagATTCCAGGGTAAGACCCTCAAAAGTCTTACCGATGAAATGATGGAAATCGGCGTTGGCAACGAAGAGGAACGCCTGATGTTCAAGAGGATATTCATCCTCTACATACAGATGGAGTTCCTTTTGCCAACGACGATAAACAAAATATCGCCCGTGCACCTGGCCCCAATTTTTAAGATGGACGGCATATCGGAGAGAaactgggggcatgttttgaccTTCATGGTCAAGGGCATCACAGACTaccaggagaagaagaagaaggcaatTAATGGCTGCCTCTTCGCCCTGATGATAATCTACTTTcatctttcaaaaaacaaaggcaAGAACAGGACTGAAAGACCACCAAGAGCCCTGGATTGCCAACTGGACTAA